In Nicotiana tabacum cultivar K326 chromosome 17, ASM71507v2, whole genome shotgun sequence, one DNA window encodes the following:
- the LOC107829215 gene encoding nuclear intron maturase 1, mitochondrial-like, whose product MPSATFTCTSLLKSQMSLRTKFKHLPCTKSIRYISHLSRKPRHRNSIPLSPQQDSHALLKEDPVEILSNLWIKTFSQPQNPFTNITGFLSKLDLWVLAYQRTYAHFTGSFPPRNALHSHVLSDISSLRNTVIHGKFLWNAKTHQLIRGPNEKPITEQLSRRQLHNILTSKTPPFQDIVVQQVLLMILEPIFEPRFSSKSHAFRPGRNPHTVVRTIRSNFAGYLWFLKGDISEVFDDVDANVVMGSLEKAVKDKKVLNLIKSGLRAPVRSRLGEEEDEAEKDSKKRKQGRTKKRILNENDRKPDPYWLRTFFEFAPQEAAKIPNYGCCGILSPLLANVCLSELDHMMEQKIVEFFRPCERDAIWKYSMDDGCHNPAWPEFVPSSGKEKTRKMDFIRFGGHFLVGIRGPRQDAVEMRKEIIEFCERIFGVRLDNSKIEVEHISRGIQFLDHIICRRVIYPTLRYTASGGNIVSEKGIGTLLSAAASLQQCIRQFRKLKLVKGDRDPEPLPCTPMLYSGQAHTNSQMNKFLETMAEWFRYADNRRKVVGFCAYVVRSSLAKLYAARYRLKSRAKVYKIASRDLSRPLREHTNNSAPEYSDLLRMGLVDAIEGVQFSHMSSIPSCDYTPFPRNWIPDHEKVLCEYINLQDPKFFCQLHKSVKQHGICLPQDEISDIVWEYKTLGVRSLSQRLCGDKGMENSSQKVMAAS is encoded by the coding sequence ATGCCATCAGCGACATTTACATGCACGAGTCTGCTGAAATCTCAGATGTCACTGAGAACAAAGTTCAAACACCTTCCGTGCACCAAGTCCATCCGCTACATCTCCCACCTCTCGCGCAAGCCCCGCCACCGCAACTCCATTCCACTGTCACCGCAACAAGACTCTCATGCCCTCCTCAAGGAAGACCCAGTCGAAATTCTCTCTAATCTCTGGATCAAAACTTTCTCTCAACCTCAAAACCCCTTCACTAACATTACCGGTTTTCTCTCAAAGCTCGATCTCTGGGTCCTCGCTTACCAACGCACCTATGCTCATTTCACTGGCTCTTTCCCACCCCGCAACGCTCTCCACTCCCACGTCTTATCCGACATCTCATCCCTCCGGAATACTGTTATCCATGGAAAATTCCTTTGGAACGCAAAAACCCACCAATTGATTCGCGGCCCTAATGAAAAACCCATTACGGAACAGCTCTCTAGGCGTCAGCTTCACAATATACTGACCTCTAAAACGCCGCCGTTTCAGGACATTGTGGTACAACAAGTTTTACTCATGATTCTTGAACCCATTTTTGAGCCTAGGTTTTCATCAAAGTCCCATGCTTTTCGTCCCGGTAGGAATCCTCATACTGTTGTTAGGACCATCAGAAGTAACTTTGCTGGTTATTTGTGGTTCTTGAAAGGAGATATTAGTGAGGTTTTTGATGATGTTGATGCTAATGTTGTTATGGGTAGTCTTGAAAAAGCTGTGAAGGATAAGAAAGTGTTGAACTTGATCAAATCAGGGTTGAGAGCTCCCGTGAGGAGCCGATTAGGAGAGGAGGAGGACGAAGCAGAGAAGGATAgtaagaaaagaaagcaaggtcGGACGAAAAAGAGGATTTTGAATGAGAACGACCGTAAGCCAGACCCTTATTGGTTAAGGACATTCTTTGAGTTTGCTCCACAGGAGGCTGCTAAGATACCCAATTATGGTTGTTGTGGAATTCTTAGTCCTTTGCTAGCTAATGTGTGTCTTAGTGAGCTCGATCATATGATGGAACAGAAAATAGTTGAGTTTTTTAGGCCTTGTGAGCGAGATGCGATATGGAAATATTCTATGGATGACGGTTGTCATAATCCTGCTTGGCCTGAGTTTGTTCCTTCAAGTGGGAAAGAGAAGACAAGGAAGATGGATTTTATTAGGTTTGGTGGTCATTTCTTGGTTGGAATTCGAGGGCCTAGACAGGATGCGGTGGAAATGAGGAAAGAGATAATCGAATTTTGTGAGAGGATATTTGGGGTCAGGTTGGACAATTCAAAAATAGAGGTGGAGCATATTAGTAGGGGAATTCAGTTCTTGGATCATATTATTTGCCGTCGTGTAATTTATCCGACTCTACGTTACACAGCGAGTGGTGGTAATATAGTGAGTGAAAAAGGTATAGGGACTTTGCTCTCTGCCGCTGCTAGCTTGCAACAATGTATTCGCCAGTTTCGGAAGCTCAAGCTTGTGAAAGGTGATAGGGATCCGGAGCCACTGCCTTGCACACCAATGCTTTACTCAGGTCAAGCTCATACTAATTCTCAAATGAACAAATTTCTTGAGACAATGGCTGAGTGGTTCAGATATGCTGATAATCGGAGAAAAGTTGTTGGGTTTTGTGCTTATGTGGTTCGCAGCTCTCTGGCTAAGTTATATGCTGCCAGGTATAGACTGAAATCTCGTGCCAAGGTTTATAAGATTGCCTCCCGTGATTTAAGCCGTCCATTGAGGGAGCACACCAACAATTCTGCACCTGAGTATTCAGATCTTTTGAGGATGGGACTTGTTGATGCTATTGAAGGTGTTCAGTTTTCCCACATGTCTTCAATCCCATCATGTGATTATACTCCGTTCCCAAGGAACTGGATCCCTGACCATGAGAAGGTGTTGTGTGAATATATCAACTTACAGGATCCTAAGTTTTTCTGCCAGCTGCACAAGTCAGTTAAACAGCACGGTATATGTTTGCCTCAAGATGAGATATCTGATATTGTGTGGGAATATAAGACTCTTGGGGTGCGAAGCTTGTCACAGAGGTTATGTGGTGACAAGGGGATGGAAAATTCTTCTCAGAAAGTAATGGCGGCATCATGA